Proteins encoded within one genomic window of Thalassophryne amazonica chromosome 23, fThaAma1.1, whole genome shotgun sequence:
- the LOC117505252 gene encoding zinc finger protein 638-like, with amino-acid sequence MDEAKQDGSSENQQMKPLESQTVHNEPHQALHSMDDDGKRIPAGDTEIKTESSFQVLTNVAEDPTTEQEHGRLVKDDKPKINQLAQENTTGGIETVVKCTPLNTVPKHVERTECMDDASEASKGVKTQIHGKAEPFDGSEEGGLDGAGLDTFEVLDSIEDLTATNDDEQNFFEDSVQVLKAVLEDKVMTDPEETHQAKDDNATYRELPQEHTNPGTDAADKTCTIENPDSNNQETSESSEDVTQASKGAKSTDTEIPSEDHTFEDSGKGAPDSATIGPDTFEVLDSVCDPAAEHNEHLKPLLTQKQTTPSDNTLEDDASPVEVLEDEYQIIDSVEEEPTTTESELEKDKRSERESTRKEDRPERSGSSTRGTHKGEDIGKSPNIYDRRIKYETRAKKDRILGTFEKDKEIANSTEEMEFQIVDSVEDESVQDAATTGRSSRRSSRRKVEQKTVLVVTEASCKQEEGEEPLYEILDSVEDEATDEPPPSMRAARKKSERTTLKETSSKKEAIPTTKRCTTRVSQERHQEMTRKKEDEIAEESTSSKKSNVMGREQRNGKASTRTSDSGQDKPTKEDQTLTTRSTRARRETVMKREASNEKAKMSPKEDVGSKKRRVVRESQERISHRTPQKEDKVSSRKESTKTNPSDSGREKLREEEDVTYQILDSVEEEVVKDDPPTRKGKQKGRPKKAATRESTRLKERDGASEEMAEAMYQILDSVEDDDLSPSEEPDTLTLDKVSENVEKTKLNDSLTGSPKLKEEEEEPLYQIVDSVEDEELNVKGPVTEDTEGGRNQRREQNKEAPPAKNDPPICPTSTAEDMGKQETLYHVVDSLENAQLDQDLLRAEVCDEGKEVSTWKKAPKKEDKAAKTFPAGDTTTPEGGKMPKPHEKNQQRGRSKMAAGAASALVDLEEVSEQEEDFSDSAFDEEKPGKRQATARKKQLTNNDQRNKMKDRGQKRRSHDSGGDAVLKRVRGRDEEMDTKELVTLDEVGADESEEEMREEENTLKMKEWDGEITEGKLDENVKEEETKAEQSAPEPLPPNHEHESVSPVNSEVVLTLDETDDGKKEEAEKPSRVEKRRHSDVPEEMSNFVTVDELVAVEEAEQEVEEVTTKASGRPNKRSRQTIATVRKSTRGNKGCTKDEKKEESPGADAPPPTAPGASSSLDGDMPALSDAHPQAQKTAAKMEGRNEDKLANSSGGEEPKITDQKLREEEEEKEVARQSGTAAEVPSKPNKELVEPEAKRPRAESLCAPAGVSLPPFKPDNPLGQEFVVPKSGFFCSLCSIFFTRESVAKQRHCGTQKHYDSLQKYYQNHQRKTRSSKQLSEQASSSNLP; translated from the exons ATGGATGAAGCGAAGCAGGATGGAAGCTCTGAAAACCAGCAAATGAAGCCTTTGGAAAGCCAAACTGTGCACAATGAACCCCATCAAGCCTTGCACAGCATGGATGATGATGGTAAGAGAATACCAGCAGGTGATACTGAAATCAAAACTGAAAGTTCTTTCCAAGTTCTTACCAATGTCGCTGAAGACCCAACGACTGAGCAAGAACATGGTCGCTTGGTAAAAGATGACAAACCTAAAATTAATCAGTTGGCTCAAGAAAATACGACTGGAGGAATTGAGACAGTTGTAAAATGTACTCCATTAAACACTGTCCCAAAACATGTGGAAAGAACAGAATGCATGGACGACGCTTCAGAAGCTTCTAAAGGTGTAAAAACTCAAATTCATGGTAAAGCCGAGCCTTTTGATGGCAGTGAAGAAGGAGGCCTTGATGGTGCTGGATTAGACACCTTTGAAGTTTTGGACTCAATTGAGGATTTGACTGCAACAAACGATGATGAACAGAATTTCTTTGAAGATTCAGTCCAAGTTCTCAAAGCGGTTCTTGAGGACAAAGTAATGACAGATCCAGAAGAAACTCACCAGGCAAAAGATGACAATGCCACATATAGGGAATTACCTCAAGAACATACAAATCCAGGAACCGATGCAGCTGACAAAACATGTACTATTGAAAACCCTGACAGTAACAATCAAGAAACAAGTGAATCCTCAGAAGATGTCACACAGGCTTCCAAAGGTGCAAAAAGCACCGATACAGAAATCCCAAGTGAAGACCATACTTTTGAGGATAGTGGAAAGGGAGCCCCAGATAGTGCTACTATTGGGCCAGACACTTTTGAGGTACTGGATTCAGTTTGTGACCCAGCTGCAGAACATAACGAACATCTTAAGCCACTTCTTACCCAGAAACAGACAACTCCTAGTGATAATACACTTGAGGATGATGCCTCTCCTGTAGAAGTACTGGAAGATGAGTATCAAATAATTGATTCTGTGGAAGAGGAGCCAACGACTACAGAGTCGGAGCTGGAAAAGGACAAAAGAAGCGAGAGAGAGAGTACTAGAAAAGAAGACAGACCAGAAAGGAGTGGTTCCTCTACCAGAGGAACACACAAAGGTGAGGACATAGGGAAATCACCAAATATATATGATAGAAGAATTAAATATGAGACCCGAGCAAAGAAGGATCGCATTCTAGGAACTTTTGAGAAAGATAAAGAGATTGCAAACTCCACTGAGGAGATGGAGTTTCAGATTGTAGATTCTGTTGAAGATGAATCAGTTCAAGATGCTGCAACCACAGGAAGGTCTAGCAGAAGGAGTTCAAGAAGAAAGGTGGAGCAGAAAACAGTTTTGGTTGTCACTGAGGCATCATGTAAACAAGAAGAAGGCGAAGAACCTTTGTATGAAATTTTAGACTCTGTTGAAGACGAGGCTACCGATGAGCCGCCCCCCTCAATGAGAGCTgcaagaaaaaaatctgaaagaacAACTCTGAAAGAAACTTCAAGTAAGAAAGAAGCCATTCCAACAACAAAGAGATGCACAACCAGAGTGTcacaggaaagacaccaagaaatGACACGGAAGAAAGAGGACGAGATAGCTGAAGAAAGCACGTCATCAAAGAAGTCCAATGTCATGGGAAGAGAGCAGCGTAACGGCAAAGCTTCCACGAGAACGTCTGACTCGGGTCAGGACAAACCCACCAAGGAGGACCAGACCCTAACAACAAGATCTACTCGAGCAAGAAGAGAGACTGTAATGAAGAGAGAAGCTTCAAACGAGAAAGCGAAAATGTCTCCAAAGGAAGACGTCGGATCAAAAAAGAGGCGTGTCGTCAGAGAATCGCAGGAAAGAATCAGCCATAGAACACCTCAAAAAGAGGATAAAGTAAGTTCTCGCAAAGAGAGCACCAAAACAAATCCAAGTGACAGCGGCAGAGAAAAGCTGCGCGAGGAGGAGGATGTCACCTATCAAATTTTAGATTCTGTGGAGGAGGAAGTGGTTAAAGATGATCCACCTACGAGGAAAGGAAAGCAGAAGGGAAGACCCAAGAAAGCAGCTACAAGGGAGAGCACGAGATTAAAGGAGAGAGATGGAGCATCTGAAGAAATGGCTGAAGCAATGTATCAGATTCTGGATTCCGTGGAGGACGATGATCTATCCCCCAGTGAAGAGCCTGACACTTTGACACTGGATAAAGTGTCAGAAAACGTTGAGAAAACAAAGCTCAACGACTCTCTCACTGGGTCGCCCAAGTtgaaagaggaagaggaggaaccTTTGTATCAGATTGTCGATTCTGTTGAAGATGAAGAACTTAATGTAAAAGGCCCAGTGACAGAAGACACTGAAGGGGGGAGGAACCAGAGAAGAGAGCAGAACAAGGAAGCACCTCCTGCTAAAAATGATCCACCTATATGCCCTACCAGCACTGCTGAGGACATGGGAAAACAGGAGACTCTGTACCATGTTGTGGATTCTTTAGAGAATGCACAACTAGATCAGGATCTGTTGCGTGCAGAAGTCTGTGATGAAGGCAAGGAGGTCAGTACTTGGAAAAAAGCTCCAAAGAAAGAGGACAAGGCTGCAAAGACATTTCCTGCTGGTGATACTACAACACCTGAAGGGGGTAAGATGCCAAAACCGCATGAGAAAAACCAACAGAGGGGCCGAAGCAAAATGGCAGCAGGAGCAGCGAGCGCTCTGGTGGACCTGGAGGAAGTGAGTGAACAGGAGGAAGATTTTTCAGACTCTGCCTTCGACGAGGAGAAGCCTGGAAAGAGACAAGCCACTGCAAGGAAAAAACAACTTACTAATAATGACCAACGTAATAAGATGAAAGATAGGGGACAAAAGCGCAGGAGCCATGACAGTGGTGGTGACGCTGTGTTGAAGAGGGTGAGGGGGAGAGATGAAGAAATGGACACAAAGGAGCTGGTGACTCTGGATGAGGTGGGAGCAGATGAGTCTGAAGAGGAAATGAGAGAGGAGGAAAACACACTAAAGATGAAAGAGTGGGATGGAGAGATCACTGAAGGAAAGCTAGATGAGAATGTAAAagaggaggagacaaaggcagagCAGAGTGCGCCGGAGCCCCTCCCACCCAACCACGAGCACGAATCTGTGAGCCCAGTGAACTCAGAGGT GGTGTTGACTTTAGATGAAACAGACGATGGCAAGAAGGAAGAAGCTGAGAAACCCTCCAGAGTAGAGAAACGCAGACACAGTGATgttccag AAGAGATGTCGAACTTTGTGACTGTGGATGAGTTGGTCGCTGTTGAGGAGGCGGAGcaggaggtggaggaggtgacAACCAAGGCAAGTGGCCGACCCAACAAGAGAAGCCGACAAACTATCG CCACAGTGAGAAAATCCACTCGAGGAAACAAAGGTTGTACAAAAGATGAGAAAAAAGAGGAGTCACCCGGCGCTGATGCACCGCCTCCCACAGCTCCCGGTGCCTCGTCTTCATTGGACGGAGACATGCCAGCGTTGAGCGATGCACACCCACAGGCCCAGAAAACCGCGGCCAAAATGGAAGGAAGGAATGAAGACAAACTCGCCAACTCCTCTGGTGGGGAGGAGCCTAAGATCACAGACCAAAAActgagagaggaggaggaagagaaagAGGTGGCAAGACAGAGTGGAACTGCTGCTGAAG TTCCAAGTAAACCGAACAAGGAGCTTGTTGAACCTGAAGCAAAGCGACCTCGCGCTGAGTCTCTGTGTGCGCCTGCTGGTGTCAGTCTGCCGCCGTTCAAACCCGACAACCCGCTGG GCCAGGAATTTGTCGTTCCAAAATCTGGGTTTTTCTGCAGCCTTTGTTCCATTTTCTTCACACGTGAGAGCGTGGCAAAGCAGCGCCACTGCGGCACCCAGAAGCACTACGACAGCCTACAG AAATATTATCAGAACCATCAACGGAAAACGAGATCATCAAAGCAGCTTTCTGAACAAGCCTCTAGTTCAAATTTACCGTAA